One Helianthus annuus cultivar XRQ/B chromosome 7, HanXRQr2.0-SUNRISE, whole genome shotgun sequence genomic region harbors:
- the LOC110868518 gene encoding potassium channel AKT1: protein MAEPFVTDNNFVKKNGVFKVSMCGGAQELEQISRDGSQYSLTTGILPSLGASSNRRVKLRNFIISPYDRRYRMWETYLVALVLYTAWVSPFELGFLERPERPLSVIDNIVNGFFAVDIILTFFVAYLDKSTYLLVDDRKKIAWRYTCTWLVFDVVSTIPSELAHHLSARSTLPSYGLFNMFRLWRLRRVSAMFARLEKDKNFNYFWVRCAKLIFVTLFAVHCAGCFYYYLAATYPHPKDTWIGYDNENFKDDNLGVLYVTSMYWSITTLTTVGYGDLHAQNKREMIFVICYMLFNLGLTSYLIGNMTNLVVHGTSKTRHFRDTIQAASSFAHRNQLPGRLQEQMLAHLCLKFRTDSEGLQQQETIDALPKAIRSSISHYLFYSLLDRAYLFHGVSNDVLFQLVSEMKAEYFPPKEDVILQNEAPTDFYILVTGAVELIVMKNGVEQVVGEAKRGDLCGEIGVLCYRPQLFTVRTKRLSQLLRLNRTTFLNIVQANVGDGTIIMDNLLEHLKNLNDPLMEGVLIETEKMLAHGRMDLPLSLCFATRRGDDLLLHKLLKKGLDPNESDNNNRTALHIAASKGSDNCVLLLLDYGADPNFIDSEGNVPLWEAIIGNHETVVGLLADNGATLSYGDAGQYSCFAAEQNNLDLIKKIIRYGGDVTRGRNDGTTALHVAVCEGNIEMVKLLLDQGANIDQQDHHGWTPRNLADQQGHEDIKTLFLSVKVPEDHSFTQPPLLVSIPEEKRVRFLGRFKSEPTITRPGPQDSDEGSWSRSRRRRTTDSFHNSLFGIMSTAREGETGIDLVSPRPKSIMDGVVGRENPSRVVVSCPEKGDVAGKLVFIPRSFQELLEIGVKKYGFLASKVVNKQGAEVDEIEVVSDGDHLIFVSDSRPTVEESN, encoded by the exons ATGGCTGAACCCTTTGTGACTGATAATAATTTCGTCAAGAAAAATGGAGTTTTCAAGGTTTCAATGTGTGGTGGCGCTCAAGAACTCGAACAGATATCGAGAGATGGCAGCCAATACAGTTTAACCACCGGGATCTTACCGTCTCTAGGTGCCAGTAGCAATCGACGTGTTAAACTTCGCAACTTCATCATCTCCCCTTATGATCGCCGTTACAG GATGTGGGAGACATATCTAGTTGCATTGGTGTTGTATACGGCATGGGTGTCCCCATTCGAATTGGGTTTCTTAGAAAGACCCGAGAGACCACTCTCGGTCATTGACAACATTGTCAACGGGTTCTTTGCCGTCGATATCATCCTCACTTTCTTCGTAGCTTACCTAGATAAAAGTACCTATCTTCTTGTGGATGACCGGAAAAAGATTGCTTGGAGATATACATGCACTTGGTTGGTATTTGATGTCGTATCCACCATTCCTTCGGAACTAGCTCACCATTTATCAGCTCGATCGACTTTGCCATCCTATGGATTATTCAACATGTTTAGATTATGGCGTTTGCGCAGAGTTAGCGCTATGTTTGCCAG GCTCGAGAAAGATAAGAACTTCAACTATTTTTGGGTTCGATGCGCCAAGCTTATTTTT GTGACCCTGTTTGCGGTACACTGTGCTGGATGTTTCTACTATTATCTTGCTGCGACATATCCACATCCGAAGGATACTTGGATTGGGTATGATAACGAAAATTTCAAAGACGATAATTTAGGGGTTCTTTACGTGACATCCATGTACTGGTCAATCACGACTCTCACGACTGTTGGATATGGTGATTTGCACGCTCAAAACAAAAGAGAGATGATATTTGTCATATGCTACATGCTTTTCAACCTCGGATTGACATCCTATCTCATAGGAAACATGACCAATTTGGTTGTCCATGGCACCAGTAAAACAAGACACTTT CGCGACACAATTCAAGCGGCCTCGAGTTTTGCGCATCGGAACCAGTTGCCGGGTCGGTTGCAAGAACAAATGCTGGCACATTTGTGTTTGAAGTTTAGAACTGACTCAGAAGGACTTCAACAACAAGAGACTATTGATGCACTTCCGAAAGCCATTCGGTCAAGCATTTCTCATTACCTTTTCTATTCACTTCTTGATAGGGCCTATTTGTTTCATGGTGTCTCCAATGATGTCCTCTTTCAGCTG gtTTCAGAAATGAAAGCTGAATACTTTCCTCCAAAGGAAGATGTTATCTTGCAGAATGAAGCACCTACAGATTTCTACATACTTGTTACAGGAGCAGTG GAACTGATTGTTATGAAGAATGGAGTCGAGCAGGTCGTAGGTGAAGCGAAACGCGGTGATCTTTGTGGTGAAATCGGAGTTCTTTGTTATAGACCTCAACTTTTCACAGTGCGAACCAAAAGGCTAAGCCAGTTACTAAGGCTAAACCGCACCACGTTCTTGAACATCGTTCAAGCCAATGTCGGTGATGGGACCATTATCATGGACAATCTCCTCGAG CATTTGAAAAACTTAAATGATCCGCTTATGGAAGGAGTGTTGATAGAGACAGAGAAAATGTTGGCGCATGGCAGGATGGACTTGCCGCTAAGCCTGTGCTTTGCTACTCGCAGAGGAGATGACCTTTTGTTGCACAAGTTGTTGAAGAAAGGTCTTGACCCGAATGAATCGGACAATAATAATAGAACCGCGTTG CACATAGCAGCATCAAAAGGAAGTGACAACTGTGTGCTTTTGCTGCTAGACTATGGAGCAGATCCCAATTTCATAG ATTCAGAAGGCAATGTTCCATTGTGGGAGGCTATAATAGGTAACCATGAGACGGTGGTCGGACTTTTAGCAGATAACGGTGCCACCCTGTCGTATGGTGATGCAGGCCAGTATTCTTGCTTTGCAGCTGAGCAAAACAACTTAGATCTGATAAAGAAAATTATTCGGTATGGAGGAGATGTCACTCGTGGCAGAAACGACGGAACAACGGCCCTTCACGTTGCAGTCTGCGAAGGTAACATCGAGATGGTGAAACTTCTATTAGATCAAGGAGCCAACATCGACCAACAGGATCATCACGGTTGGACCCCCCGAAACTTGGCTGACCAACAAGGACATGAGGATATAAAAACTTTATTCCTCTCTGTTAAGGTTCCTGAAGACCACTCGTTCACCCAACCACCACTCCTCGTCTCGATTCCTGAGGAGAAACGCGTGAGGTTTCTTGGAAGGTTTAAAAGCGAGCCAACAATTACTCGGCCCGGCCCCCAGGATTCAGATGAAGGATCTTGGAGCCGGTCACGCAGGAGACGAACAACTGATAGTTTCCATAATTCACTTTTTGGGATAATGTCAACTGCTCGAGAGGGTGAGACCGGTATTGACTTGGTGTCACCAAGGCCTAAAAGCATAATGGATGGAGTTGTCGGGCGGGAGAATCCCAGTAGGGTGGTTGTAAGTTGTCCGGAGAAAGGAGACGTTGCAGGGAAACTTGTTTTTATCCCGAGAAGCTTTCAGGAACTACTGGAGATCGGCGTGAAGAAGTACGGTTTTCTGGCGTCAAAGGTTGTAAACAAACAAGGGGCTGAAGTAGATGAAATAGAAGTAGTTAGCGATGGTGATCATTTGATATTTGTTAGTGATTCAAGGCCAACGGTTGAGGAATCAAATTAG
- the LOC110868519 gene encoding uncharacterized protein LOC110868519 isoform X1: MKCEDVEAGSVATCRICLECDGEEDDNLISPCMCKGTQQFVHRLCLDHWRSVKEGFAFSHCTTCKAQFHLQVVVLKDNSWRKIKFRLFVARDVFLVFLVVQTAIGLMGGLAYIVDKDGSFRTSINDNWEHILSMHPIPFYHCIGVLFFFVLIGFFGLLLHCSSFNNDPRMAGCQNCVYCFPSSMEACFGLVIVFVVIFVILGIAYGFLAATMAIQRIWQKTLPHPHQKRTNTGVCGGGSSWSLYPSKTRSRTYAAPKDAQAFVISHGNAG, from the exons ATGAAGTGTGAAGACGTTGAAGCTGGATCGGTTGCCACGTGTCGTATTTGTCTTGAATGCGACGGAGAAGAAG ATGATAATCTGATATCTCCATGCATGTGTAAAGGCACCCAGCAGTTTGTGCATCGTTTATGCCTTGATCATTGGCGATCTGTTAAG GAAGGGTTTGCCTTTTCTCATTGCACAACTTGCAAAGCTCAGTTTCACCTTCAAGTTGTTGTGCTAAAAGACAACTCCTGGAGGAAGATAAAATTCAGGCTATTTGTTGCAAGGGATGTTTTCCTTGTATTTCTGGTTGTACAAACG GCGATTGGGCTGATGGGAGGTCTTGCATACATTGTGGACAAAGATGGGTCTTTCAGAACTTCTATTAATGACAACTGGGAACATATATTGTCAATGCATCCTATACCATTCTACCATTGCATAG GGGTCCTTTTCTTCTTTGTGCTGATTGGGTTTTTCGGGCTGCTTCTGCATTGTTCATCTTTCAACAATGATCCGCGTATGGCTGGCTGCCAGAACTGTGTGTACTGTTTTCCTTCCTCGATGGAAGCATGTTTTGGTCTTGTTATCGTTTTTGTGGTTATTTTTGTCATTCTTGGTATTGCCTACGGCTTTCTTGCTGCTACCATGGCTATCCAAAGAATTTGGCAAAAGACACTACCACATCCTCACCAAAAGAGAACTAACACAG GAGTATGTGGTGGAGGATCTTCATGGTCGTTATACCCCTCCAAAACTCGATCGCGAACATATGCAGCGCCTAAAGATGCTCAAGCTTTTGTAATTTCTCATGGAAATGCGGGTTAA
- the LOC110868519 gene encoding uncharacterized protein LOC110868519 isoform X2, with product MKCEDVEAGSVATCRICLECDGEEGTQQFVHRLCLDHWRSVKEGFAFSHCTTCKAQFHLQVVVLKDNSWRKIKFRLFVARDVFLVFLVVQTAIGLMGGLAYIVDKDGSFRTSINDNWEHILSMHPIPFYHCIGVLFFFVLIGFFGLLLHCSSFNNDPRMAGCQNCVYCFPSSMEACFGLVIVFVVIFVILGIAYGFLAATMAIQRIWQKTLPHPHQKRTNTGVCGGGSSWSLYPSKTRSRTYAAPKDAQAFVISHGNAG from the exons ATGAAGTGTGAAGACGTTGAAGCTGGATCGGTTGCCACGTGTCGTATTTGTCTTGAATGCGACGGAGAAGAAG GCACCCAGCAGTTTGTGCATCGTTTATGCCTTGATCATTGGCGATCTGTTAAG GAAGGGTTTGCCTTTTCTCATTGCACAACTTGCAAAGCTCAGTTTCACCTTCAAGTTGTTGTGCTAAAAGACAACTCCTGGAGGAAGATAAAATTCAGGCTATTTGTTGCAAGGGATGTTTTCCTTGTATTTCTGGTTGTACAAACG GCGATTGGGCTGATGGGAGGTCTTGCATACATTGTGGACAAAGATGGGTCTTTCAGAACTTCTATTAATGACAACTGGGAACATATATTGTCAATGCATCCTATACCATTCTACCATTGCATAG GGGTCCTTTTCTTCTTTGTGCTGATTGGGTTTTTCGGGCTGCTTCTGCATTGTTCATCTTTCAACAATGATCCGCGTATGGCTGGCTGCCAGAACTGTGTGTACTGTTTTCCTTCCTCGATGGAAGCATGTTTTGGTCTTGTTATCGTTTTTGTGGTTATTTTTGTCATTCTTGGTATTGCCTACGGCTTTCTTGCTGCTACCATGGCTATCCAAAGAATTTGGCAAAAGACACTACCACATCCTCACCAAAAGAGAACTAACACAG GAGTATGTGGTGGAGGATCTTCATGGTCGTTATACCCCTCCAAAACTCGATCGCGAACATATGCAGCGCCTAAAGATGCTCAAGCTTTTGTAATTTCTCATGGAAATGCGGGTTAA